In Clostridium sp. DL-VIII, the following proteins share a genomic window:
- the tnpB gene encoding IS66 family insertion sequence element accessory protein TnpB (TnpB, as the term is used for proteins encoded by IS66 family insertion elements, is considered an accessory protein, since TnpC, encoded by a neighboring gene, is a DDE family transposase.) has translation MVSLKFNLNPYSGTSVFLFCNKRHTSLRALRWDKNGFILVTKFLSDDMKFQWPKNEGEVRDITKRQMEWLLDGLQIDQKKAHRERIDTTGMIF, from the coding sequence TTGGTTTCATTGAAATTTAATCTTAATCCATACTCTGGTACAAGTGTTTTCTTATTTTGCAATAAAAGGCACACCTCTCTTAGAGCACTTAGATGGGACAAAAATGGATTTATATTAGTTACAAAGTTTCTTTCTGATGACATGAAATTTCAGTGGCCAAAAAATGAAGGAGAAGTACGTGATATAACCAAACGTCAAATGGAATGGCTTTTAGATGGGCTACAAATTGATCAGAAAAAAGCACATCGAGAAAGGATTGACACTACGGGAATGATTTTCTAA